A stretch of Chitinophaga caeni DNA encodes these proteins:
- a CDS encoding porin: MKKGLLLVLALVVACATYAQDSLRLLPEGLKLSGSADVYYKYNFNKNVSDNKTSFTNSHNSFELGMISLKLEHNYKNVGFVADVGFGKRAAEFSYNDAGTSELAIKQLNVSYAPADFLKFTIGSWTTHVGYELVDAYLNRNYSMSYMFSYGPFFHTGVKADLSLGSNFSAMLGVFDPTDFKSASFTNKKYIGAQLAFIKEASPVKAYLNYIGGEDTFNVRNDQLDAVITYTVNTKFNIGYNGTYSTYSDAGSGNWYGSALYFNYDPTEHFGLTLRTEYFSDKDNLKVFTSTEELANGGDVWSFTLSGNYKVGGLTIIPEVRLDHASEMIFTKGDSPKSNTANVLVAAVYHF; encoded by the coding sequence TTACTGGTGTTGGCCCTGGTCGTTGCTTGTGCCACCTACGCGCAAGACAGTTTGAGATTACTTCCCGAAGGATTGAAATTGAGCGGTTCAGCGGATGTATATTATAAATACAATTTCAATAAAAACGTCTCAGACAACAAAACGAGTTTCACCAATTCCCATAATTCTTTCGAGTTGGGAATGATATCGCTCAAGTTAGAGCATAATTACAAGAATGTAGGATTTGTTGCAGATGTAGGTTTCGGCAAAAGAGCCGCAGAATTTTCATATAATGATGCAGGTACCAGCGAGTTAGCTATTAAGCAATTGAATGTATCGTATGCCCCTGCTGATTTCTTAAAATTTACAATCGGAAGCTGGACGACGCACGTTGGATACGAGCTAGTCGATGCTTATCTGAATAGGAATTATAGCATGAGTTACATGTTTTCCTATGGACCCTTTTTCCATACCGGTGTGAAGGCCGATTTATCATTGGGATCTAATTTCTCTGCCATGTTAGGGGTATTCGATCCTACCGATTTTAAATCGGCTTCCTTCACCAACAAGAAGTACATCGGGGCGCAATTGGCTTTTATCAAGGAAGCTTCTCCCGTGAAAGCTTACCTGAACTACATCGGTGGTGAAGATACTTTCAACGTACGGAATGACCAGTTGGATGCGGTAATCACATATACCGTAAATACGAAATTCAATATTGGCTATAACGGTACCTATAGTACATATAGCGACGCAGGTTCCGGCAACTGGTATGGTTCTGCATTGTATTTTAATTATGACCCCACGGAGCATTTCGGACTAACGTTAAGAACCGAATATTTCTCTGATAAAGACAATTTAAAAGTCTTCACTAGCACTGAGGAACTCGCTAATGGTGGTGATGTATGGAGCTTTACGCTCTCCGGAAATTATAAAGTCGGTGGTTTGACCATCATCCCGGAAGTACGATTAGATCATGCTTCGGAGATGATATTTACGAAAGGGGATTCACCGAAGAGTAATACGGCCAATGTTTTAGTAGCAGCCGTTTACCATTTTTAG
- a CDS encoding aspartate-semialdehyde dehydrogenase — translation MKVAVVGATGLVGSKMLQVLEERNFPVTDLIPVASAKSVGKEVTFKGKAYKVVDADTAISMKPNVAIFSAGGSTSLEWAPKFAAAGITVIDNSSAWRMDPSKKLVVPEVNGDALTPEDKIIANPNCSTIQMVLVLKPLHDKYKIKRVVVSTYQSVTGTGVKAVTQMMNERQGISGEKAYAYEIDLNVIPQIDVFMDNGYTKEEMKMVNETKKILRDDSVKVTATTVRIPVMGGHSESVNIEFEQEYDDAALRNILSATPGIILVDEPAKAAYPMPKDAHDKDEVFVGRIRRDETQEKTVNMWIVADNLRKGAATNAVQIAEYLLAKQWL, via the coding sequence ATGAAAGTAGCCGTAGTTGGAGCCACCGGGCTGGTAGGCTCAAAAATGTTACAAGTACTCGAGGAAAGAAACTTCCCTGTTACTGACTTGATTCCTGTAGCCTCTGCCAAGAGCGTAGGCAAGGAAGTAACATTTAAGGGCAAGGCGTATAAGGTGGTGGATGCAGATACGGCTATCTCCATGAAGCCCAATGTAGCTATTTTCTCCGCAGGGGGTAGTACATCCCTAGAATGGGCTCCTAAGTTTGCTGCCGCAGGCATCACCGTTATCGACAATTCCTCCGCTTGGCGTATGGATCCAAGCAAAAAACTGGTAGTACCGGAAGTTAATGGCGACGCTTTAACACCCGAAGACAAAATTATTGCCAATCCTAACTGTTCTACCATTCAAATGGTATTGGTATTGAAACCTTTGCATGACAAATACAAGATCAAGCGCGTGGTAGTTTCAACATACCAGTCCGTTACCGGTACCGGTGTAAAAGCGGTGACCCAAATGATGAACGAAAGGCAAGGTATTAGCGGGGAGAAAGCATACGCCTATGAAATCGATTTGAACGTTATCCCCCAAATCGATGTTTTCATGGACAACGGTTACACGAAGGAAGAGATGAAGATGGTGAATGAAACCAAGAAAATATTGAGAGATGATAGCGTGAAAGTAACGGCAACAACTGTACGTATACCGGTAATGGGCGGTCATAGCGAATCGGTAAATATCGAATTTGAGCAAGAGTATGATGATGCGGCACTGCGTAATATTTTAAGCGCAACACCCGGCATTATCTTAGTAGACGAGCCGGCAAAAGCAGCTTACCCGATGCCGAAAGATGCACACGATAAAGACGAAGTTTTCGTGGGAAGAATCCGCCGCGATGAAACCCAAGAAAAAACGGTAAACATGTGGATCGTTGCTGACAATCTCCGCAAAGGCGCCGCTACCAATGCCGTACAAATCGCGGAATACTTGCTGGCAAAGCAATGGTTATAA
- a CDS encoding DUF2461 domain-containing protein translates to MLLASSIKFLKDIKKNNNKPWFDSHKDAYIAAKEDFDNLVLQLIQGLGKIDTDLGNLVAKDCTFRIYKDVRFSKDKIPYKTNMGAYFSKGGKKSAYAGYYFQFEPGGNSFLAGGLWMPEAPVLKKVRQEIDYNFEEFQKIVGNKSFIKQFGTVSGDALKNAPQGYSMDNPAIEYLKLKSFIASCQVPDTMLTQPTLARELLKTFAAMQSFVDFLNTALD, encoded by the coding sequence ATGTTACTAGCTTCCTCTATAAAATTCTTAAAGGACATTAAGAAAAACAATAACAAACCTTGGTTCGATTCACACAAAGATGCTTACATCGCCGCCAAGGAAGATTTCGATAACCTTGTATTGCAATTAATCCAGGGCTTGGGTAAGATCGATACGGACTTGGGCAACTTGGTTGCGAAAGATTGTACGTTCCGCATTTATAAAGATGTGCGTTTCTCGAAAGATAAGATTCCGTACAAAACTAATATGGGCGCCTATTTTTCTAAAGGAGGTAAGAAGTCCGCCTATGCAGGATATTATTTCCAGTTTGAACCCGGCGGCAATAGTTTTTTAGCGGGGGGCCTCTGGATGCCGGAAGCGCCCGTGTTGAAAAAGGTACGTCAAGAGATCGATTATAATTTCGAGGAATTTCAAAAGATCGTAGGCAACAAATCATTCATCAAGCAATTCGGAACCGTGTCCGGTGATGCTTTAAAGAATGCTCCGCAAGGTTATTCGATGGATAACCCTGCTATAGAATACTTGAAACTGAAAAGTTTTATTGCATCCTGCCAGGTGCCGGATACAATGCTCACACAGCCTACTCTCGCCAGGGAGTTGCTGAAGACTTTCGCGGCAATGCAAAGCTTTGTTGACTTCTTAAATACCGCTTTAGATTAA